In Jatrophihabitans sp., a single genomic region encodes these proteins:
- a CDS encoding ABC transporter ATP-binding protein — translation MTLSKTPLLQVSDLTVSFGSEAGPVRAVRGVSYTVNPGETLAIVGESGSGKSVSSLAVMGLLPSNAVVTGSIKFQGTELLGLNDKRLSKLRGSGISMVFQDPLSALTPVYTIGDQIAEAVRIHQEVSKAQAHQRAVELLDLVGIPNAKLRSSSFPHEFSGGMRQRAMIAMAIANDPDLIIADEPTTALDVTIQAQVLDVLRKAKEVANAATVLITHDLGVVAGFADRVMVMYAGKAVELASVDDVFYHPRMPYTMGLLGSIPRMDVEEKEPLIPIEGSPPSLVNLPTGCPFEPRCPISVELCRTTEPPLADTDRPAHQAACHRSLEIAQHRWSAEDVFVRPELPPADTSLPRLREEREMVLTLDDLHRVFPIRKGAVLRRTVGNVRAVDGVSLDIRQGETLGLVGESGCGKTTTIMEIMNLLKPQQGKIVVLGKDTDNLKGADRRKMRADLSMVFQDPMASLDPRMPIGDILAEPMWVQKVPDDKIRARTAELLKLVGLAPEHASRYPAEFSGGQRQRIGIARALALDPKVIVLDEPVSALDVSIQAGVINLLDELKVRLGLSYLFVAHDLSVVRHIADRVAVMYLGRIVEIGTTRDIFTAPSHPYTQALLSAIPLPDPVKERGRKRILLTGDLPSPADIPSGCRFSSRCFVFAEQLNAEERATCKGVDPGLYDLDGDHRAACHFAKVREVV, via the coding sequence GTGACCTTAAGCAAAACCCCGCTCCTGCAGGTCTCGGACCTCACCGTCAGCTTCGGAAGCGAAGCCGGGCCGGTCCGGGCCGTGCGCGGCGTCTCCTACACGGTGAACCCCGGCGAGACGCTGGCGATCGTCGGGGAGTCGGGCTCGGGCAAGTCGGTCAGCTCGCTGGCCGTGATGGGCTTGCTGCCCTCCAACGCCGTCGTCACCGGCTCGATCAAGTTCCAGGGCACCGAGCTGCTCGGCCTCAACGACAAGAGGCTGTCCAAACTGCGGGGCTCGGGCATCTCGATGGTCTTTCAAGACCCGCTGTCGGCCCTGACGCCGGTGTACACGATCGGCGACCAGATCGCCGAGGCGGTGCGCATCCACCAGGAGGTGTCCAAGGCCCAGGCCCACCAGCGTGCCGTGGAGCTGCTGGACCTGGTGGGCATCCCGAACGCCAAGCTGCGGTCCAGCTCGTTCCCGCACGAGTTCTCCGGCGGCATGCGCCAGCGCGCGATGATCGCGATGGCGATCGCCAACGACCCGGACCTGATCATCGCCGACGAGCCGACGACCGCGCTGGACGTCACGATCCAGGCCCAGGTCCTCGATGTGCTGCGCAAGGCCAAGGAGGTCGCCAACGCGGCCACCGTGCTGATCACCCACGATCTCGGGGTGGTGGCCGGCTTCGCCGACCGGGTGATGGTGATGTACGCCGGCAAGGCGGTCGAGCTGGCCAGTGTCGACGACGTCTTCTACCACCCGCGGATGCCCTACACGATGGGCCTGCTGGGCTCCATCCCGCGGATGGACGTGGAGGAGAAGGAGCCGCTGATCCCGATCGAGGGCAGCCCGCCGTCGCTGGTGAACCTGCCGACCGGGTGCCCGTTCGAGCCGCGTTGCCCGATCTCGGTGGAGCTGTGCCGCACCACCGAGCCGCCGCTGGCCGACACCGACCGGCCCGCGCACCAGGCCGCCTGCCACCGCAGCCTGGAGATCGCGCAGCACCGGTGGAGCGCCGAGGACGTGTTCGTGCGTCCGGAGCTGCCGCCGGCCGACACCAGCCTGCCCCGGCTCCGCGAGGAGCGGGAGATGGTGCTGACCCTGGATGACCTGCACCGGGTCTTCCCCATCCGCAAGGGCGCGGTGCTGCGCCGGACGGTCGGCAACGTGCGGGCGGTGGACGGGGTGTCGTTGGACATCAGACAGGGCGAGACCCTGGGCCTGGTCGGCGAGTCAGGGTGCGGCAAGACGACCACCATCATGGAGATCATGAACCTGCTCAAGCCGCAGCAGGGCAAGATCGTGGTGCTGGGCAAGGACACCGACAACCTCAAGGGCGCCGATCGCCGCAAGATGCGGGCCGACCTGTCGATGGTCTTCCAGGATCCGATGGCCTCTCTCGACCCCCGGATGCCGATCGGTGACATCCTCGCCGAGCCGATGTGGGTGCAGAAGGTCCCCGACGACAAGATCAGGGCGCGGACCGCGGAATTGCTGAAGTTGGTGGGACTGGCGCCCGAGCACGCCAGCCGGTATCCGGCCGAATTCTCCGGCGGCCAGCGGCAGCGCATCGGCATCGCCCGGGCGCTGGCACTGGACCCCAAGGTGATCGTGCTGGACGAGCCGGTCTCGGCGCTGGACGTCTCGATCCAGGCCGGTGTCATCAACCTGCTCGATGAGCTCAAGGTCAGGCTGGGGCTGAGTTACCTGTTCGTGGCCCACGACCTGTCGGTGGTACGGCATATCGCTGACCGGGTCGCGGTGATGTACCTGGGCCGGATCGTCGAGATCGGCACCACCCGGGACATCTTCACAGCGCCCTCGCACCCCTACACCCAGGCCCTGCTGTCGGCGATCCCGCTGCCGGACCCGGTGAAGGAGCGCGGCCGCAAGCGGATCCTGCTGACCGGGGACCTTCCCAGCCCCGCCGACATACCCAGCGGATGCCGGTTCTCCAGCCGCTGCTTCGTCTTCGCCGAGCAGCTCAACGCCGAGGAACGGGCCACCTGCAAGGGCGTGGACCCGGGGCTCTATGACCTGGACGGCGACCATCGGGCGGCCTGCCATTTCGCCAAAGTCCGCGAAGTCGTGTGA
- a CDS encoding ABC transporter permease → MSMAQPGDLDVATADLATPQEDQQEKAIQGRSLRQIAWRRLKHDKVAMAGGVGIIIVALVAIFASLLNNLLGNQPGERNTNLTSPDTTMPYGRLSGASSEHWLGVQPVDGQDILARLIAGARTSLMISVSAMAVSLLIGLTVGVIAGYYRGKIDAVVARVLDVLLAFPTLLFAIALMAIFGRAPSFLGMSGQTLNFAVLIFVLGFFGFAYLARIVRGQVLSLREKEFVDAARSLGASDWRIITREILPNLMGPVLVWVTLTIPSYILGEAGLSYLGVGVQPPTASWGQTLNSAGIFFQNDPMFLVWPGMALFLTVLSFNLFGDGLRDALDPKSTR, encoded by the coding sequence ATGTCGATGGCCCAACCGGGTGACCTTGATGTCGCCACCGCCGACCTCGCGACTCCGCAGGAGGACCAGCAGGAGAAAGCGATCCAGGGCCGTTCGCTGCGCCAGATCGCCTGGCGGCGGCTCAAGCACGACAAGGTCGCGATGGCTGGTGGCGTCGGGATCATCATCGTCGCCCTGGTGGCCATCTTCGCCTCGCTGTTGAACAATTTGCTGGGCAACCAGCCTGGCGAACGCAATACCAACCTGACCAGCCCTGATACGACGATGCCGTACGGCCGCCTTAGCGGTGCCTCCTCCGAGCACTGGCTCGGGGTCCAGCCGGTCGATGGCCAGGACATCCTGGCCCGGCTGATCGCCGGCGCGCGCACCTCGCTGATGATCTCGGTGTCGGCGATGGCGGTCTCGCTGCTCATCGGCCTGACCGTGGGCGTCATCGCCGGGTACTACCGCGGCAAGATCGACGCGGTCGTGGCCCGGGTTCTCGACGTCCTGCTGGCTTTCCCCACCCTGCTGTTCGCGATCGCGCTGATGGCGATCTTCGGCAGGGCACCGTCGTTCCTGGGCATGTCGGGGCAGACCCTGAACTTCGCGGTGTTGATCTTCGTGCTGGGCTTCTTCGGCTTCGCCTATCTCGCCCGGATCGTGCGCGGGCAGGTGCTGTCCTTGCGTGAGAAGGAGTTCGTCGACGCCGCGCGCAGTCTCGGCGCCAGCGACTGGCGGATCATCACCCGCGAGATCCTGCCGAACCTGATGGGCCCGGTGCTGGTCTGGGTGACGCTGACCATTCCCAGCTACATCCTGGGCGAGGCCGGCCTGTCCTATCTAGGTGTCGGCGTCCAGCCGCCGACCGCGTCCTGGGGGCAGACGCTGAACAGCGCGGGCATCTTCTTCCAGAACGACCCGATGTTCCTGGTCTGGCCTGGTATGGCGTTGTTCTTGACCGTGCTTTCCTTCAATCTCTTCGGCGACGGGTTGCGCGATGCGCTCGACCCGAAGTCGACCCGTTGA
- a CDS encoding carbon-nitrogen family hydrolase, translated as MMVAAIQHDIVWEDGPATQARLQPLIAQAAAGGARLIVVSEMYATGFSMQQDRVAEQPGGPNERFLIEQAQRHGAWLIGSVAQWAGPAGDPLAANVAILAGPDGEVHRYDKIHPFSYAGEHEHYRAGKDFLTVDIGGLRVSVFICYDLRFADEFWALAPDTDLYVVPANWPQPRAEHWRTLLRARAIENQAFVLGCNRVGEADRLIYQGDSAIIDPMGRTLAGAAHSETVLMVDVDPARVREVRERFPFLADRR; from the coding sequence ATGATGGTTGCCGCGATCCAGCACGACATCGTCTGGGAAGACGGCCCGGCCACCCAGGCCAGGCTTCAGCCGTTGATAGCGCAGGCCGCGGCCGGCGGCGCCAGGCTGATCGTGGTGTCGGAGATGTATGCCACCGGCTTCTCGATGCAGCAGGACCGGGTGGCTGAGCAGCCCGGCGGGCCGAACGAGCGCTTTCTCATCGAACAGGCCCAGCGGCACGGCGCCTGGTTGATCGGCTCGGTCGCCCAGTGGGCCGGGCCGGCCGGCGATCCGCTGGCGGCCAACGTCGCGATCCTTGCCGGGCCGGACGGCGAGGTCCACCGCTACGACAAGATCCATCCGTTCAGCTACGCCGGCGAGCACGAGCACTACCGGGCCGGCAAGGATTTCCTGACCGTCGACATCGGCGGACTCCGGGTCAGTGTCTTCATCTGCTACGACCTCCGGTTCGCCGACGAGTTCTGGGCGCTGGCGCCCGACACCGACCTCTACGTGGTGCCGGCGAACTGGCCGCAACCGCGTGCTGAGCACTGGCGGACCCTGTTGCGGGCCCGGGCCATCGAGAACCAGGCGTTCGTGCTGGGCTGCAACCGGGTGGGTGAGGCCGACCGGCTGATCTACCAGGGGGACTCGGCGATCATCGATCCGATGGGGCGGACCCTGGCCGGGGCCGCCCACTCCGAGACCGTGCTGATGGTCGACGTGGACCCCGCGCGGGTACGCGAGGTTCGCGAGCGCTTCCCGTTCCTGGCCGACCGCCGGTGA
- a CDS encoding ABC transporter family substrate-binding protein — MFGKVGIAAAVAVSLALTACGGSDDSGGNNNNNNGSDKKAQAASNLNDINPLAYDEVPDGGTMRWPINSYPANFNVNQIDGNESNTNDLMEATLPIVWHFDAGSKPILNTDVVDKAEQTSTSPQTIEYHINPKAVWSDGTAITYKDFAGLWAAHNGANKAYKVASTNGYEQIQSVEKGATDQDVKVVYKTPYPDWKALFSPLLPASLNSSPAAYNTSWVNGPNLSGGPFKVSSLDKTAKTITIVHNDKWWGKKPKLEKIQFIVLDQAAQAKALQSDQIDFVDIASSVATYATVKSTPGVTIHKAGGPNWRHIDIGSSGPLADVKVRQAVQLAIDREGDAKTMLSPLDWPATVLDSHIWMNNQAQYKSTCGEFCKRDVAKAGALLESAGFKKGSDGIYAKAGKPLNLNFVIPNGIKTSADESALQQKALQEAGIKVTIKSVPSDPFFSDYVLVGKFDLTIFSWIGTPFPVSSAQSIYTSTGGQNYAKIGNPEIDALYKQAVSELDPDKAVELTYQIDQKIWEAGHSVPLYQRPDLVATKSNLVNFGSFGFATPVYESIGFKK; from the coding sequence GTGTTCGGCAAGGTAGGGATCGCGGCGGCAGTCGCGGTGTCCCTGGCCTTAACGGCCTGCGGCGGCTCGGATGACTCGGGCGGCAATAACAACAACAACAACGGATCGGACAAGAAGGCCCAGGCGGCTTCCAACCTCAACGACATCAACCCGTTGGCCTATGACGAGGTGCCCGACGGTGGCACGATGCGCTGGCCGATCAACTCATACCCGGCCAACTTCAACGTCAACCAGATCGACGGCAACGAGTCCAACACCAACGACCTGATGGAAGCGACGCTGCCGATCGTCTGGCACTTCGACGCCGGTAGCAAGCCGATCCTGAACACCGACGTGGTGGACAAGGCCGAGCAGACCTCGACCAGCCCGCAGACGATCGAGTACCACATCAACCCCAAGGCTGTCTGGAGCGATGGCACCGCCATCACCTACAAGGACTTCGCGGGCCTGTGGGCGGCGCACAACGGCGCCAACAAGGCCTACAAGGTCGCCTCCACCAATGGCTACGAGCAGATCCAGAGCGTCGAGAAGGGCGCGACCGACCAGGACGTCAAGGTGGTCTACAAGACCCCGTACCCGGACTGGAAGGCGCTGTTCAGCCCGCTGCTGCCGGCCAGCCTCAACAGCAGCCCGGCCGCGTACAACACCTCGTGGGTCAACGGCCCCAACCTCTCGGGCGGCCCGTTCAAGGTCAGCTCGCTGGACAAGACGGCCAAGACGATCACCATCGTCCACAACGACAAGTGGTGGGGTAAGAAGCCCAAGCTGGAGAAGATCCAGTTCATCGTCCTGGACCAGGCCGCCCAGGCCAAGGCGCTGCAGTCCGACCAGATCGACTTCGTCGACATCGCCTCCAGCGTGGCGACCTACGCCACCGTTAAGTCGACCCCCGGCGTGACCATCCACAAGGCCGGTGGCCCGAACTGGCGCCACATCGACATCGGCAGCAGCGGCCCGCTGGCCGACGTCAAGGTCCGCCAGGCCGTGCAGTTGGCGATCGACCGGGAGGGCGACGCCAAGACCATGCTGAGCCCGCTCGACTGGCCGGCCACCGTGCTGGACAGCCACATCTGGATGAACAACCAGGCCCAGTACAAGTCGACCTGTGGTGAGTTCTGCAAGCGGGACGTCGCCAAGGCCGGCGCCCTGCTCGAGTCAGCCGGCTTCAAGAAGGGCTCTGACGGCATCTACGCCAAGGCAGGCAAGCCGCTGAACCTGAACTTCGTCATCCCGAACGGCATCAAGACCTCCGCCGACGAGTCAGCCCTGCAGCAGAAGGCGCTGCAGGAGGCCGGCATCAAGGTCACCATCAAGTCGGTGCCCTCGGACCCGTTCTTCTCCGACTACGTCCTGGTGGGCAAGTTCGACCTGACGATCTTCAGCTGGATCGGCACGCCGTTCCCGGTGTCCTCGGCCCAGTCGATCTACACCTCCACCGGTGGCCAGAACTACGCCAAGATCGGCAACCCGGAGATCGACGCGCTCTACAAGCAGGCAGTCTCCGAGCTCGACCCCGACAAGGCCGTCGAGCTGACCTACCAGATCGACCAGAAGATCTGGGAGGCCGGGCACTCGGTGCCGCTCTACCAGCGTCCGGACCTGGTCGCCACCAAGTCCAACCTGGTGAACTTCGGGTCGTTCGGCTTCGCTACCCCGGTTTACGAGAGCATCGGTTTCAAGAAGTAA
- a CDS encoding ABC transporter permease, with protein sequence MSMSPQEIFEVASPAVSDPDATEQRTGGGGGNEPISRGRLILKRFLRQKSGLVALFVLVLIFLLAYVGPYFTQWKFDDFDQANILASPGGTHFFGVDEVGRDVYARTLKGLQKSLIIGLVAALVTTSIAAIAGSLAGYFGRYIDLSVVWVIDLLLVLPGFLILAILSPVLSGKSWLWLVLLLSLFGWMVTGRVVRGMAMSLRERDYVHAARFMGVPPMTIIRRHLLPNMASLLIVDVTINVGGIILAETGLSFFGFGVQPPDVSLGTVLADAQPLATTYPHVFMWGAGLLVLTVLCVSVIGDALRDAIDPSSGSSRL encoded by the coding sequence ATGTCGATGTCACCGCAGGAGATCTTCGAGGTCGCTTCACCGGCGGTCTCGGACCCTGATGCCACCGAACAGCGTACGGGCGGCGGAGGAGGCAACGAGCCGATCAGCCGCGGCCGCCTGATCCTGAAGAGGTTCCTGCGGCAGAAGTCCGGGCTGGTGGCGTTGTTCGTGCTGGTGCTGATCTTCCTGCTGGCCTACGTCGGGCCTTACTTCACGCAGTGGAAGTTCGACGACTTCGACCAGGCCAACATTCTCGCCAGCCCGGGCGGCACCCACTTCTTCGGCGTGGACGAGGTCGGGCGCGATGTCTATGCCCGAACGCTCAAGGGCCTGCAGAAGTCGCTGATCATCGGCCTGGTGGCAGCCCTGGTGACCACCAGCATCGCCGCCATCGCCGGCTCGCTGGCCGGCTACTTCGGCAGGTACATCGACCTGTCGGTGGTATGGGTCATCGACCTGCTGCTGGTGCTGCCCGGATTCCTGATCCTGGCGATCCTGAGCCCGGTGCTGTCCGGCAAGAGCTGGCTGTGGCTGGTGCTGCTGCTCTCGCTGTTCGGCTGGATGGTCACCGGCCGGGTGGTGCGGGGGATGGCGATGAGCCTGCGCGAGCGCGATTACGTCCATGCCGCCAGGTTCATGGGGGTGCCGCCGATGACCATCATCCGCCGGCACCTGCTGCCCAACATGGCCTCGCTGCTGATCGTCGACGTCACCATCAACGTCGGTGGCATCATCCTGGCCGAGACCGGCCTGAGCTTCTTCGGCTTCGGCGTCCAGCCGCCGGACGTCTCGTTGGGGACGGTGCTCGCCGACGCCCAGCCGCTGGCCACCACCTATCCCCACGTGTTCATGTGGGGCGCGGGGCTGCTGGTGCTCACGGTGCTGTGCGTGAGCGTCATCGGCGATGCCCTGCGCGATGCCATCGACCCCTCGTCAGGATCGAGCAGACTGTGA
- a CDS encoding NUDIX domain-containing protein, with the protein MRRRRPPAAGRILRVAELIDADAADVRRLTAALPDRVSASIVELSAGALLTLEIRLAWWDRRRRASVLAALERTLRSIEKQAHRRTVVAAALIRGPRLLVAQRAHPEALAGQWEFPGGKVERGETAKAALARECGEELGCQIVIGQEIGRQSLEDGALFILFEAALAPGSPAPTALEHRQVRWAEAAELAHLDWVATNRRYVADVTGRL; encoded by the coding sequence GTGAGACGGCGCCGGCCGCCGGCCGCCGGCCGGATCCTGCGGGTGGCCGAGCTGATCGATGCCGATGCCGCTGACGTGCGGCGGCTGACGGCGGCGCTGCCGGACCGGGTCAGTGCCTCGATCGTCGAGCTGTCGGCCGGCGCCCTGCTGACCCTGGAGATCCGGTTGGCGTGGTGGGACCGCCGGCGCCGTGCCAGCGTTCTGGCGGCACTGGAGCGCACGCTGCGCTCCATCGAGAAGCAGGCGCACCGGCGGACGGTGGTGGCGGCGGCGCTGATCCGCGGACCCAGGCTGCTCGTCGCCCAGCGCGCGCACCCCGAGGCCCTTGCCGGGCAGTGGGAGTTCCCCGGGGGCAAGGTGGAGCGGGGCGAGACCGCCAAAGCGGCCCTGGCTCGCGAGTGCGGCGAGGAATTAGGCTGCCAGATTGTGATCGGCCAGGAGATCGGGCGCCAGTCCTTGGAGGACGGCGCGCTGTTCATCCTCTTCGAGGCTGCCCTGGCGCCGGGATCGCCGGCTCCCACGGCGCTGGAGCACCGTCAGGTGCGCTGGGCCGAAGCCGCTGAGCTGGCCCACCTGGACTGGGTTGCGACAAATCGTAGATATGTGGCTGACGTGACAGGACGGTTATAG
- a CDS encoding ABC transporter permease has protein sequence MLKFIARRFLNYLVLVFIATSLAYILGSMTLDPRARYEGRNPPISEESLRATLQERNADPETPVLERYGTWISGVVQGDFGVQIVGDTQVVDEIKRRAGVSLRLLLLGTIFGAIGGVLVGVLGAVRQRKPVDVASTVASYILLASPTVVVIVVIQTIFVWVYNSGGPLIPATGEYNSNLEGLEFWTDRAKRLIMPTMVLAAFGISFFSRYQRSAMLDVLGSDFLRTARAKGLTRQQALFKHGVRTALIPIVTFFAYSFGLLLTGATFTEKLFGWHGMGEYLINSVQSHDVNAVAAVACFTAVLVLFSGLLADILYAALDPRVRSK, from the coding sequence ATGCTGAAGTTCATTGCGCGCCGGTTCCTGAACTACCTGGTGCTGGTGTTCATCGCGACCAGCCTGGCCTACATCCTCGGTTCCATGACCCTGGATCCTCGGGCCCGCTACGAGGGCCGCAACCCGCCCATCTCCGAGGAATCCCTGCGCGCGACCCTGCAGGAGCGCAACGCCGATCCCGAAACACCGGTGCTCGAGCGCTATGGCACCTGGATCAGCGGCGTGGTGCAGGGCGACTTCGGCGTGCAGATCGTCGGCGACACCCAGGTGGTCGACGAGATCAAGCGCAGGGCCGGGGTGAGCCTGCGGCTGTTGCTGCTGGGCACCATCTTCGGGGCGATCGGCGGGGTGCTGGTCGGAGTGTTGGGCGCCGTCCGACAACGAAAACCGGTGGACGTCGCATCGACGGTGGCCTCTTATATCCTGCTTGCCTCACCGACCGTCGTGGTGATCGTCGTCATCCAGACCATCTTCGTCTGGGTCTACAACAGCGGCGGCCCGCTGATCCCGGCCACCGGTGAGTACAACTCCAACCTGGAAGGGCTCGAGTTCTGGACCGACCGGGCCAAACGCCTGATCATGCCGACCATGGTGCTGGCAGCGTTCGGCATCTCGTTCTTCAGCAGGTACCAGCGCAGCGCGATGCTCGACGTGCTGGGCAGTGACTTCCTGCGGACCGCCCGGGCCAAGGGGCTCACCCGGCAGCAGGCGCTGTTCAAGCACGGCGTGCGCACCGCGCTGATCCCGATCGTGACCTTCTTCGCGTACTCGTTCGGGCTGCTGCTCACCGGCGCGACCTTCACCGAGAAGCTGTTCGGCTGGCACGGCATGGGGGAGTACCTGATCAACTCGGTGCAGTCCCATGATGTCAACGCGGTCGCCGCGGTCGCCTGCTTCACGGCGGTGCTGGTGCTGTTCTCGGGACTGCTGGCAGACATTCTCTACGCGGCCCTTGATCCGCGCGTCCGGTCGAAGTAG
- a CDS encoding ABC transporter substrate-binding protein yields MAVGLTAVAAMVLTACGGGDSGDGDNGPTASATNADGSDQSLSAAFNAATIGFVNKSDKTGGTLNLVASGDCDAWDPANTYYGWCWNMQRLFTRTLVGYSSIPGANNVKIEPDLATGLGEHNADFTEWTYKLKTGVKWEDGTPVTSKQVKYGLQRVFATDLFSNGPSSYYLCLLSKCDAEGTPAYAGPYKDKTGGLDSITTPDDNTISFKLSTSTPDFDYLMAMPASAPVPLTENGTNVGSKYTLKPLSNGPYKFASYTPEQKISWVRNDQYDVATDKIRKPMVDKINLTISTNADDNDKQLQAGTADAQADGGVQAAFQTNIINNPDLKKNADNPVSSYVRYFSVFPSVIPDVHCRRAIFYAINKVDLQRARGGTYGGDIAHTMAQPTVPGHDPKANPYPPGPDNTGDLAKAKDELKQCGKPNGFATKMAYVNAGKGPAVFTAAQSALARVGIKLGAAVHAQSGYYGGYIGKPETVKSVGIGMAQAGWGSDYPTGGGFWTSIVASYAPPGGGNYTQIKDKKIDDLLAQASKTTGKHEDLFKELDARVMELAVDLPFIYDKTLYYRNPRLTNVRNNMALGSYYDFVNIGVSDGK; encoded by the coding sequence ATGGCGGTCGGACTGACCGCCGTCGCAGCGATGGTGCTAACCGCGTGTGGTGGTGGTGACAGCGGTGACGGCGACAACGGCCCCACCGCCAGCGCCACCAACGCCGACGGTAGCGACCAGTCGCTATCGGCGGCCTTCAACGCGGCGACCATCGGGTTCGTCAACAAGTCGGACAAGACGGGCGGCACCCTGAACCTGGTCGCCAGCGGTGACTGTGACGCCTGGGACCCGGCCAACACCTATTACGGCTGGTGCTGGAACATGCAGCGGCTGTTCACCCGCACCCTGGTGGGGTACTCCTCCATTCCGGGCGCGAACAACGTCAAGATCGAGCCCGACCTCGCGACCGGGCTCGGCGAGCACAACGCCGACTTCACCGAGTGGACCTACAAGCTCAAGACCGGCGTCAAGTGGGAAGACGGCACGCCCGTCACCAGCAAGCAGGTCAAGTACGGCCTGCAGCGGGTCTTCGCCACGGACCTGTTCAGCAACGGCCCGTCCTCGTACTACCTCTGCCTGCTGAGCAAGTGCGACGCAGAGGGCACCCCGGCCTACGCCGGTCCGTACAAGGACAAGACCGGTGGCCTGGACAGCATCACCACCCCGGACGACAACACCATCAGCTTCAAGCTGTCGACCTCCACCCCGGACTTCGACTACCTGATGGCGATGCCGGCCTCCGCTCCGGTGCCGCTGACCGAGAACGGCACCAACGTCGGGTCGAAGTACACCCTGAAGCCGCTGTCCAACGGCCCGTACAAGTTCGCCTCGTACACCCCGGAGCAGAAGATCAGCTGGGTCCGCAACGACCAGTACGATGTTGCGACGGACAAGATCCGCAAGCCGATGGTCGACAAGATCAATCTGACCATCAGCACCAACGCCGATGACAACGACAAGCAGCTGCAGGCCGGCACCGCCGACGCCCAGGCTGACGGTGGCGTGCAGGCCGCGTTCCAGACCAACATCATCAACAACCCGGATCTGAAGAAGAACGCCGACAACCCGGTGTCCTCCTACGTCCGTTACTTCTCGGTCTTCCCGTCGGTGATCCCTGACGTTCACTGCCGCCGGGCGATCTTCTACGCGATCAACAAGGTCGACCTGCAGCGGGCGCGCGGTGGCACATACGGTGGCGACATCGCCCACACGATGGCGCAGCCGACCGTTCCCGGTCACGACCCGAAGGCCAACCCGTACCCCCCCGGACCCGACAACACCGGTGACCTCGCGAAGGCCAAGGACGAGCTGAAGCAGTGCGGCAAGCCGAACGGCTTCGCGACCAAGATGGCCTACGTGAACGCAGGCAAGGGCCCGGCGGTCTTCACTGCCGCTCAGTCCGCCCTGGCGCGGGTCGGCATCAAGCTAGGCGCGGCTGTGCACGCTCAGTCCGGCTACTACGGTGGTTACATCGGCAAGCCGGAGACGGTCAAGAGCGTCGGCATCGGCATGGCTCAGGCCGGCTGGGGTTCTGACTACCCGACCGGTGGCGGCTTCTGGACCTCCATCGTGGCGAGCTACGCCCCGCCCGGTGGTGGTAACTACACCCAGATCAAGGACAAGAAGATCGATGATCTGCTTGCCCAGGCTTCCAAGACCACCGGCAAGCACGAGGACCTGTTCAAGGAGCTCGACGCTCGGGTTATGGAGCTCGCGGTAGACCTGCCGTTCATTTACGACAAGACGCTGTACTACCGCAACCCGCGGTTGACCAACGTCCGTAACAACATGGCGCTGGGGTCGTACTACGACTTCGTCAACATCGGCGTCAGCGACGGCAAGTAA